The Deltaproteobacteria bacterium region CGATGAGCGGCTGATCGCGCGCCGACCAGCACTGGAACGCATGCCCGCACTCGTGGGTCACCACCGCGACGTCGTGGTCGGTTCCGTTGAAGTTGGCAAACACGAACGGCACGCCGTAGTCGGCGAAATTCGTACAGAAGCCGCCGGGGGCCTTGCCGTCGCGGAGTTCGAGGTCGAGCAGCCCGCAGTCGTCCATCATCGCGAAGAACGCGCCGACGTCCGGGTGCAGTTCGTCGTACATACGGCGAGCTGCCGCGACGATCGCGCGCGCGTCCCCGCGCGGCCGCGGGTTGCCGCGTACATCGAACACCGGCTCGTCGTGAAACAGCAGCGGCTCGACGCCGAGCCTGCGCGCCTGCGCGCGGCGCAGATCGGCGACCAGCGGCACGACGGCGTCGCGTAGCGCGTCGCGGAACACCGCCACCTCGTCGGGGCCGTAGTCGGCGCGCGACATCAGCTTGTAGCCCAGCGGCGTGAACCCGTCGTAGCCGAGCGCCCGGCCCATGTGGTCGCGCAGCGCGACGAGCCGGTCGTAGATGCCGTCCAGGTCGCCGGCGCGCGCGGCCAGGAACGCGTCGCGCGCGCGCTGCGCCGCCAATCGCGTATCGCGGTCGGCGTCGGCGAAATAGCGGGCGATGCCGCTGAGGCTCAGCTTCTGGCCGCGGAAGTCGACGCCCGGCTCGGACATCAGCTCCTGATAGCGGCTCGTGAGGCGCGCCTCCTCGGCGAGGGCGTCGCGAATCTCGGGGGCGAACGTCACCGCGGCGCACTGTTTGAGCCGCAACAGTTGCGGGCCGAAGTGCCCCGCGAGGGCGTCCCGGTGCGGGCAGTCGAGCAGCGCGCGCGCGTACACCACGTCCAGT contains the following coding sequences:
- a CDS encoding M3 family oligoendopeptidase → MRTPARSFDDIARAYRRPDLDAVAAEARALAGAVTGAATAADAIAAVSQWNALRSRVDTAYNIAAVRYEQDTRDPARKAEQAFWDETAPLRRELDVVYARALLDCPHRDALAGHFGPQLLRLKQCAAVTFAPEIRDALAEEARLTSRYQELMSEPGVDFRGQKLSLSGIARYFADADRDTRLAAQRARDAFLAARAGDLDGIYDRLVALRDHMGRALGYDGFTPLGYKLMSRADYGPDEVAVFRDALRDAVVPLVADLRRAQARRLGVEPLLFHDEPVFDVRGNPRPRGDARAIVAAARRMYDELHPDVGAFFAMMDDCGLLDLELRDGKAPGGFCTNFADYGVPFVFANFNGTDHDVAVVTHECGHAFQCWSARDQPLIEYAFPTYEAAEVHSMAMEFLTYPWMELFFGDDADRYRRIHVETEIAMLPYMAAVDHFQHEIYADPSLSPPQRNARWLDMEARYLPYRDYGGLLPYLGQGTIWQRQGHIYQVPFYYIDYALAFVCAAQVWMRAERDRDAALRDYVAMCEVGGSVSFTEMLEAGRLRSPFDPEVLRDVTGFIRSYLGL